A genomic window from Cloacibacillus evryensis DSM 19522 includes:
- a CDS encoding recombinase family protein, whose translation MEKRVNYIPAVRSKIEKKVGIYCRVSANDMEQLNSLTAQISALTGHVATVDTWRLVDVYIDIASGKSKSPRKDFARMIEDGKKNKINIVITKSLSRFGRDTVDTLEALKVLRESDVRVIFEQENLDSYETDNQLMISIVEALAQAENESRSENIKWGIKKKVEQGTSKLADRKCYGYDSDENGKLIVNEEQVAVVQKIFNLYLGGKSVTGILKELENLGIKSPTGKDKWNKRTIELTLTKRKYIGEAELLKSDENSTYYLVSDNNPSIISKEFFEAVQKRKTQRSNVTVDENGTKHRSSNKYSSKTK comes from the coding sequence ATGGAAAAGAGAGTAAACTATATCCCCGCTGTACGTTCCAAGATTGAAAAGAAAGTTGGAATTTATTGCAGGGTTAGTGCAAATGATATGGAACAATTAAATAGTCTTACCGCTCAAATTTCAGCACTCACCGGACATGTGGCTACAGTGGATACTTGGAGATTAGTTGATGTTTATATTGATATTGCTTCTGGTAAATCTAAATCGCCAAGAAAAGACTTTGCTCGTATGATTGAAGATGGCAAGAAAAATAAAATTAATATAGTGATAACCAAAAGTCTTAGCCGGTTTGGCAGGGATACTGTTGATACACTTGAAGCCTTAAAAGTATTAAGAGAATCTGATGTTCGTGTTATTTTCGAACAAGAAAATTTGGACTCTTATGAAACGGACAACCAGCTGATGATTTCCATTGTAGAGGCATTGGCACAAGCAGAAAATGAGAGCAGAAGTGAAAATATAAAATGGGGCATTAAGAAGAAAGTAGAACAAGGCACTTCAAAACTGGCTGATAGAAAATGTTATGGATATGATAGCGATGAGAACGGAAAATTAATTGTTAATGAGGAACAGGTAGCCGTTGTTCAGAAGATTTTCAACTTGTATCTGGGTGGAAAGAGCGTGACAGGCATCCTAAAAGAACTGGAAAATCTAGGTATCAAATCACCAACCGGAAAAGATAAGTGGAACAAACGGACAATTGAGTTGACACTAACCAAACGAAAGTATATCGGAGAAGCAGAACTTTTGAAATCCGATGAAAATAGCACATATTATTTGGTCAGTGATAATAACCCATCAATTATCTCTAAGGAATTTTTTGAGGCAGTGCAAAAAAGAAAAACGCAGAGAAGCAACGTTACAGTAGATGAAAATGGAACGAAGCACCGAAGTTCCAATAAGTATAGTTCCAAGACAAAGTAG
- a CDS encoding IS1634 family transposase produces MRRGNETQAKERFSIDSAQIEKESAYDGFYAVCTNLGDDAETVAGISHGRWEIEECFRIMKSEFKARPVFLRREERIKAHFLTCFISLLIYRLLEKKLNYKYTSTEIIQELRDMNFREEKGNGFVPSYTRTDLTDALHEEFGFRTDYQIVSQKKIKEIFKQTKSC; encoded by the coding sequence ATGAGAAGGGGTAATGAAACGCAGGCAAAAGAACGTTTCTCCATAGACAGCGCGCAGATAGAGAAAGAGTCGGCTTATGACGGTTTCTACGCCGTGTGCACCAACCTTGGCGACGACGCGGAGACAGTGGCGGGCATATCGCACGGACGTTGGGAGATCGAAGAGTGCTTCCGTATAATGAAGAGCGAATTTAAAGCGCGGCCGGTGTTTCTTCGCCGCGAGGAACGGATAAAAGCGCACTTCCTTACTTGTTTTATTTCACTGCTCATATACAGGCTGCTTGAAAAAAAGCTGAACTATAAATATACCAGCACGGAAATAATCCAAGAACTGCGCGACATGAACTTTCGCGAGGAAAAAGGCAATGGGTTTGTCCCTTCTTACACAAGGACAGATCTAACAGACGCCCTGCATGAAGAGTTTGGCTTCAGAACGGACTATCAGATTGTAAGCCAAAAGAAAATCAAAGAAATCTTCAAACAGACGAAATCCTGCTAG
- a CDS encoding efflux transporter outer membrane subunit, with amino-acid sequence MTTSALLAALFIGSFFHIDLGPKITSPLAYDMPPAYVASISGDLPADKAPAAEKITPNTAWWTLFNEPVLNLCVDEAFRRNRDLEAALAAVAQSRASFKAARGEQRPSLNAQLDVSRSYILGGADGKRDETNVIEPAGGVSYEMDLWGKLQKATRAARENILATEAAKDTIRLSLAGEVAKNYFSMRASDRQIQIAQENLKSQQRTLELSKYQYEQGQVSELEVRRNEALVASTAVQVQQLQLAMTQYETSLLLLMGRDPKEFASREVPRGAHIAELPPCPAIPEGLPAQLLTQRPDILQSVFNYRTALANIGSAKAAQYPTISLSGLIGNINNTPGTMLDGPTGWAAAAGVVAPLYNGGKLAANVRKNEAAAQQALAQYYKTVQNAMKETIDAITANEKSEAVVSLEVKQEEAQRRAYELARTQYLDGMTSQLDLLDAQRSLLAVQLQLEGSRADRLNSAVGLCLALGGGWQYRAADDLETKELPTPWKDKKSEGKKQ; translated from the coding sequence ATGACTACCAGCGCGCTTTTAGCGGCACTCTTTATCGGGTCGTTCTTTCATATCGATCTTGGTCCCAAGATAACGTCCCCGCTGGCATACGACATGCCTCCGGCCTATGTCGCGTCCATATCCGGCGATCTGCCTGCGGACAAGGCGCCGGCGGCGGAGAAGATAACGCCCAATACCGCCTGGTGGACCCTTTTCAACGAACCGGTCCTCAACCTGTGCGTCGACGAAGCCTTCCGGCGCAACCGCGACCTCGAAGCGGCTCTTGCCGCCGTCGCCCAGTCGCGGGCCTCGTTTAAGGCCGCGCGCGGAGAACAGCGCCCTTCGCTGAACGCCCAGCTGGACGTTTCCCGTTCGTACATACTTGGCGGCGCTGACGGGAAGCGCGATGAGACCAATGTGATAGAGCCCGCGGGCGGCGTCAGCTACGAGATGGACCTGTGGGGCAAGCTTCAGAAGGCTACGCGCGCCGCCAGAGAAAATATTCTGGCGACGGAGGCGGCGAAGGACACCATACGCCTTTCCCTGGCCGGAGAGGTGGCGAAAAACTACTTCTCGATGCGCGCCTCGGACCGGCAGATACAGATAGCTCAGGAGAACCTCAAATCGCAGCAGCGGACCCTTGAATTGAGCAAATACCAGTACGAGCAGGGGCAAGTAAGCGAACTTGAAGTCAGGCGCAACGAGGCGCTTGTTGCCTCCACCGCCGTACAGGTACAGCAGCTTCAGCTCGCAATGACCCAATATGAAACATCACTGCTGCTTTTAATGGGACGCGATCCCAAAGAATTTGCCTCGCGCGAGGTGCCGAGAGGCGCGCACATCGCGGAGCTCCCGCCATGCCCGGCAATCCCGGAGGGACTTCCCGCGCAGCTTTTAACACAGCGCCCTGATATTTTGCAGTCGGTCTTCAATTACAGGACCGCCCTTGCCAACATCGGTTCCGCAAAGGCGGCGCAGTACCCGACGATATCGCTCAGCGGACTGATCGGGAATATCAACAACACCCCCGGAACGATGTTAGACGGGCCGACTGGATGGGCGGCGGCGGCGGGAGTCGTGGCTCCGCTTTATAACGGCGGCAAACTGGCGGCAAATGTGAGGAAGAATGAAGCGGCGGCCCAGCAGGCGCTTGCGCAATACTACAAGACCGTACAGAACGCGATGAAGGAGACGATCGACGCCATCACCGCAAATGAGAAAAGCGAAGCGGTCGTAAGCCTTGAAGTAAAGCAGGAAGAGGCGCAGCGGCGCGCCTATGAGCTTGCCAGGACACAATATCTTGACGGAATGACGAGCCAGCTTGACCTGCTCGACGCGCAGCGCAGCCTTCTTGCCGTGCAGCTGCAGCTGGAGGGGAGCCGCGCCGACCGTCTCAACTCGGCGGTCGGCCTCTGTCTTGCGCTCGGCGGCGGCTGGCAGTACCGCGCCGCCGACGATTTGGAGACGAAGGAACTGCCGACTCCATGGAAAGATAAAAAATCTGAGGGAAAAAAGCAGTAA
- a CDS encoding efflux RND transporter permease subunit: MFSIMFIKRPILATVCSIIIVIAGIVSIYTLPIAQFPELVPPQVTVSAQYPGATPEVIAQVVAAPLETQINGVDDMIYMNSVSNGQGNMTLTVTFELGTDSDQATINVNNRVQMATPSIPAEVRQYGIIVQKSSPNILLIFSLFSPQGIYDTTYISNYALLNVVDGLKRIPGVSDVNIFTNQDYAMRIWLRPDKMSQLGIAPADVAAAVKDQNSQYALGRFGDAPTKADLQKTYIMTTTGRLTTEEEFENIIIKSLPGGETVYLKDIARVQLGAKSYSFSGTQNGTPAVPVGVTLAPGANAIQVCDEVKAQLAEAQKKFPSGLVYDIPYDTTTFVRVSIEEVIVTLIEALALVFLVVLLFLQDFRATIIPCLAVPVSIIGTFAGLKAFGFSINTLTLFGIVLAIGLVVDDAIVVIENVDRHMEDGLSPFDATCKAMEEVTAPVIAIVLVLTSVFVPIAFLGGLTGELYKQFAVTIATSVIISGFVALSLTPALCAMILKPSEHKPKFVLFRWFNTFFEKVTHGFSSSVRVMLKHGIVVFVVFLLFVGATAQMALTLPTSLVPDEDQGIIMESMSLPDGSSLNQTEDLAKRVSEITTSVPQVDTALIFSGYNIMNSSNQSNYGAGFVKLKDWDQRKGPGEDSFSVANKVMGKAWGIPDGQVFAFNPPAIIGMSTTGGVEGYLQSRITTDADEIEAVVQKFIEEADKRPEIASVTTTFSTKVPQYYVHIDRVKVKSLGVSLSDVFGAMGSIYSNYYVNDFDKMGRTFQVLISAESSYRDRPDGIKYTYIRSENGDMIPLESLVELRPTTGPDTMERFNVFPSAKLTGQPAAGYTSGQVIKALEEVASTLPDGYTLAWTGTAYQEKQTGAATMIAFVLGIIMVFLILAAQYERWSLPFAVVLSVPFALFGAFVATMMRGLSDDLYFQVALVTLIGLSAKNAILIVEFALEEHQKGVPLMQAAVNASHLRFRPIIMTSLAFILGVLPLAVSTGAGAASRHSIGTGIIGGMTASTVIGIFFVPCFFTMVMRLSSRKKDSASETPAPTTEGEAK, translated from the coding sequence ATGTTTTCCATAATGTTTATAAAACGGCCCATTCTGGCGACCGTTTGCTCGATCATCATCGTCATCGCGGGGATAGTCTCCATCTATACGCTTCCTATCGCACAGTTCCCGGAGCTGGTGCCCCCGCAGGTGACCGTCAGCGCGCAGTATCCGGGAGCGACGCCGGAGGTTATAGCGCAGGTGGTCGCCGCTCCGTTGGAGACACAGATAAACGGCGTCGACGACATGATCTATATGAACTCCGTCAGCAACGGGCAGGGAAACATGACGCTCACCGTTACATTTGAGCTCGGCACGGACTCCGACCAGGCGACGATAAACGTCAACAACCGCGTCCAGATGGCGACGCCCTCCATACCGGCGGAGGTTCGCCAGTATGGCATCATCGTGCAAAAATCGTCTCCGAACATCTTGCTCATATTCTCGCTTTTTTCTCCGCAGGGCATCTACGACACGACCTATATAAGCAACTACGCGCTGCTCAATGTTGTTGACGGGCTCAAGCGTATCCCTGGCGTCAGTGATGTCAACATCTTCACAAACCAGGACTACGCGATGCGCATCTGGCTCAGACCGGACAAGATGTCGCAGCTGGGGATAGCGCCCGCCGACGTCGCCGCCGCGGTAAAGGATCAGAACAGCCAGTACGCGCTCGGACGCTTCGGCGACGCGCCGACTAAGGCCGACCTGCAGAAGACCTATATCATGACGACGACCGGCCGTTTGACGACCGAAGAGGAATTTGAGAATATCATTATCAAGAGCCTTCCCGGAGGAGAGACCGTTTATCTGAAGGATATCGCGCGCGTGCAGCTCGGCGCCAAGAGCTACAGCTTCTCGGGAACGCAGAACGGCACTCCCGCGGTCCCCGTCGGCGTTACGCTCGCGCCGGGGGCCAACGCCATACAGGTATGTGATGAGGTCAAGGCCCAGCTTGCCGAGGCGCAGAAGAAATTTCCCAGCGGTCTTGTTTACGATATCCCCTACGACACGACTACCTTTGTCCGTGTCTCGATAGAAGAGGTCATCGTAACCCTCATCGAGGCGTTGGCCCTGGTCTTTCTTGTCGTGCTGCTATTTTTACAGGATTTCCGCGCCACGATCATTCCCTGCCTCGCCGTTCCCGTCTCTATAATCGGGACGTTTGCGGGATTAAAGGCCTTTGGGTTTTCGATCAACACGCTGACGCTCTTTGGTATCGTTCTGGCGATCGGGCTCGTTGTCGACGACGCGATCGTCGTCATTGAGAATGTCGACCGTCATATGGAGGATGGGCTGTCGCCGTTCGACGCGACCTGTAAGGCGATGGAGGAGGTCACCGCTCCGGTCATCGCCATCGTTCTCGTGCTCACCTCCGTCTTCGTCCCGATTGCCTTTCTCGGGGGGCTCACCGGCGAGCTCTATAAACAGTTTGCGGTGACGATAGCGACCTCTGTCATAATATCAGGCTTTGTGGCGCTCTCGCTCACGCCGGCGCTCTGTGCGATGATCCTGAAACCGTCGGAACACAAACCGAAATTCGTGCTGTTCAGATGGTTCAATACCTTCTTTGAAAAGGTCACGCACGGTTTTTCGTCGTCGGTGCGTGTGATGCTGAAACACGGTATTGTGGTATTCGTGGTTTTCCTGCTGTTTGTCGGGGCCACGGCGCAGATGGCGCTGACGCTGCCGACCTCCCTCGTTCCTGATGAAGACCAGGGGATCATTATGGAATCGATGTCCCTGCCGGACGGAAGCTCGCTTAATCAGACTGAAGACCTGGCAAAGAGGGTCTCGGAGATAACCACCTCCGTGCCGCAGGTGGACACGGCGCTTATCTTCTCTGGCTACAATATAATGAACTCGTCCAACCAGTCGAACTACGGGGCCGGTTTTGTAAAGCTCAAGGACTGGGACCAGCGCAAGGGCCCAGGCGAGGATTCTTTCTCTGTCGCCAACAAGGTGATGGGGAAAGCCTGGGGCATTCCTGACGGGCAGGTATTCGCCTTCAACCCGCCTGCCATCATCGGCATGAGCACCACCGGCGGTGTAGAGGGGTATCTGCAGAGCAGGATAACCACGGATGCCGACGAGATCGAGGCCGTGGTACAGAAGTTCATCGAAGAGGCCGATAAAAGGCCGGAGATCGCGAGCGTGACGACGACATTCTCGACAAAAGTCCCGCAGTATTACGTCCACATCGACCGGGTAAAGGTGAAATCCCTCGGCGTAAGCCTCTCCGACGTATTCGGCGCGATGGGCAGCATATACAGCAACTATTATGTGAATGACTTCGACAAGATGGGGCGCACCTTTCAGGTCCTCATATCAGCCGAATCAAGCTATAGGGACAGGCCGGACGGCATCAAATATACCTATATACGTTCGGAGAACGGGGATATGATACCACTCGAATCGTTGGTCGAACTGCGTCCGACGACGGGGCCGGACACGATGGAGCGTTTCAATGTCTTCCCGTCCGCCAAGCTGACCGGGCAGCCGGCCGCAGGATACACCTCCGGACAGGTCATAAAAGCGCTTGAAGAGGTCGCTTCTACGCTGCCGGACGGTTACACGCTCGCCTGGACCGGTACGGCCTACCAGGAAAAACAGACCGGAGCCGCGACGATGATCGCCTTTGTGCTCGGCATAATAATGGTATTCCTCATTCTCGCGGCCCAGTATGAACGGTGGAGCCTGCCCTTTGCGGTGGTCCTGTCCGTTCCCTTCGCGCTGTTCGGCGCCTTTGTCGCCACGATGATGCGCGGCCTCTCTGACGACCTCTATTTCCAGGTGGCGCTGGTCACGCTCATCGGGCTCTCCGCGAAGAACGCCATTCTGATAGTGGAGTTCGCGCTGGAGGAACATCAGAAGGGGGTGCCGCTGATGCAGGCGGCTGTTAACGCCTCGCACCTCCGTTTCCGTCCGATAATAATGACCTCGCTGGCATTTATACTCGGTGTTCTGCCGCTGGCCGTCAGCACCGGCGCCGGCGCCGCGAGCCGGCACTCGATCGGCACAGGCATAATCGGCGGCATGACGGCTTCAACCGTGATAGGCATATTCTTTGTGCCATGCTTCTTTACAATGGTCATGCGGCTTTCCTCCCGCAAAAAGGATTCCGCATCCGAAACGCCTGCGCCGACAACAGAAGGGGAGGCGAAGTAA
- a CDS encoding GNAT family N-acetyltransferase: protein MNYKKSIILKDGTECCLRNATCKDAEGILENFNLTHRQTDYLLSYPDESNFSLEQEIEFLNDKNDNPKEILIAALIEGKVVGTAGIETVGKNYKVLHRVSFGIGIDKAYWGLGIGKQLTKTCIECAREAGHTQLELEVVSENTHAISMYKKTDLLNTGGIPEASIRVYPDFRNLYTCCWSFKDEVFCTANMGKLFFI from the coding sequence ATGAACTACAAAAAATCAATAATATTAAAGGATGGCACGGAATGCTGCCTACGGAATGCAACCTGTAAAGATGCTGAAGGCATTCTTGAAAATTTCAATTTAACTCACAGGCAAACGGATTACTTACTTTCTTATCCAGACGAGAGCAACTTTAGTTTGGAGCAAGAAATTGAATTTTTGAACGATAAAAATGATAATCCGAAGGAAATTCTTATAGCTGCATTGATTGAAGGAAAGGTCGTAGGAACGGCAGGCATTGAGACAGTGGGGAAAAATTATAAAGTCTTGCATAGAGTTTCATTCGGTATCGGTATAGACAAAGCGTACTGGGGATTAGGAATTGGAAAGCAATTGACAAAAACATGCATCGAATGTGCAAGAGAAGCAGGCCATACCCAGCTTGAGCTTGAGGTAGTTTCAGAAAATACACATGCAATATCCATGTATAAAAAAACGGATTTATTGAATACGGGAGGAATCCCAGAGGCTTCAATTCGCGTATATCCGGATTTCAGGAACTTATATACATGTTGTTGGAGCTTTAAGGACGAGGTTTTTTGTACGGCAAATATGGGTAAACTCTTTTTCATATAA
- a CDS encoding histidine phosphatase family protein, which yields MNNKNEVNEAPGLSAPITGKKIFFVRHGKTEWNNQFRYQGVTDIPLCEEGREQARRTGLRFAKAKIEAIISSPLSRAYETAEKIACHHAGINVEKLDLLEEVNFGEWEGLTVNEIKNRFGEELFYKWRRNQLHVDAPGGEKMERLYARSSKVAKMLLTRPEDNIVVVGHGAMLRALFLPMLELPRSNIFWKTRIDNCSISAFSVEAGNRYILSYLNDTLHLRDCGGEIISMPII from the coding sequence TTGAATAATAAAAATGAGGTAAACGAGGCCCCCGGACTCAGCGCGCCGATCACGGGCAAAAAAATTTTTTTTGTGCGTCACGGAAAGACGGAATGGAACAATCAGTTTCGTTATCAGGGAGTTACCGATATCCCTCTATGCGAAGAGGGGCGTGAACAGGCGCGCAGGACGGGGCTGCGCTTTGCCAAGGCGAAGATAGAGGCGATAATCAGCAGTCCGCTTTCACGCGCCTACGAAACGGCGGAGAAGATCGCGTGTCACCACGCCGGGATAAATGTAGAAAAGCTGGATCTCCTGGAAGAGGTAAACTTCGGCGAGTGGGAGGGCCTCACCGTAAATGAGATAAAGAATCGTTTCGGCGAAGAACTTTTTTATAAATGGCGCCGGAATCAGCTGCATGTCGACGCGCCTGGAGGAGAAAAGATGGAGCGGCTGTACGCGAGGTCATCTAAGGTTGCGAAGATGCTTCTTACCCGCCCGGAGGATAATATAGTCGTTGTCGGGCACGGGGCGATGCTGCGCGCGTTATTTTTGCCGATGCTGGAGCTGCCGCGCTCAAATATATTCTGGAAGACGCGTATAGATAATTGTTCAATCTCCGCGTTCAGCGTGGAGGCGGGAAACAGGTATATTCTGTCATATCTCAACGACACTTTACATTTAAGGGACTGCGGCGGCGAGATAATTTCAATGCCGATAATATAG
- a CDS encoding EFR1 family ferrodoxin (N-terminal region resembles flavodoxins. C-terminal ferrodoxin region binds two 4Fe-4S clusters.): protein MLFYFTATGNSLYVAKQLDSEIVSIPQELNKMNRQYRAEKIGVVCPVFGHEMPEAVKRFLATSKFVCDYFYLVLTYGFHHGGAAELTQGFLRGIGLQADYINTIIMVDNAIPAFDIEQQLNIDPEKKVDEHIEIIKYDVASRKHYVQAATEADKEQHRAYLALPVKIEAAEDKPLYNVMDNCIGCGICAKVCPMGCITVVDKKAEYDYKNCTTCLACIHACPQFAIKFTTLPEKNPKVHYRNEHISLAEIIMANQINNMV from the coding sequence ATGCTATTTTACTTTACCGCAACTGGGAATAGTTTATATGTAGCAAAACAGCTAGATAGTGAAATCGTTAGTATACCTCAAGAATTAAATAAAATGAATAGACAGTATCGAGCCGAAAAGATAGGAGTTGTTTGTCCTGTTTTCGGTCATGAAATGCCGGAAGCAGTAAAACGGTTTTTAGCTACTTCAAAATTTGTTTGTGATTATTTTTATCTAGTACTTACTTATGGCTTTCATCATGGTGGGGCAGCTGAACTAACACAAGGTTTTTTACGAGGCATTGGCCTTCAGGCTGATTATATAAATACTATAATTATGGTTGATAATGCCATCCCTGCTTTTGATATTGAGCAGCAATTGAATATTGATCCGGAGAAAAAAGTTGACGAACATATTGAAATAATCAAATATGATGTTGCTTCTCGAAAGCACTATGTTCAGGCGGCAACAGAAGCAGACAAAGAGCAGCATAGAGCTTATTTGGCGCTGCCGGTAAAAATTGAGGCGGCGGAAGATAAGCCTTTATATAATGTGATGGATAACTGCATTGGCTGCGGTATTTGCGCCAAAGTTTGCCCCATGGGATGTATTACGGTAGTAGATAAGAAGGCTGAATATGACTATAAGAATTGTACTACATGTTTAGCTTGCATTCATGCTTGTCCACAATTTGCTATTAAATTTACAACATTGCCGGAAAAGAATCCCAAGGTTCACTATCGTAATGAGCACATTTCGCTGGCGGAAATTATTATGGCAAACCAAATAAATAATATGGTTTGA
- the tnpB gene encoding IS66 family insertion sequence element accessory protein TnpB (TnpB, as the term is used for proteins encoded by IS66 family insertion elements, is considered an accessory protein, since TnpC, encoded by a neighboring gene, is a DDE family transposase.), producing MLECSGKKIYLVCGATDMRKGLDGLAAIANLRFACVSFGSAMFIFCNKSRNRVKIIEWDGDGFWLYQKRLERGTFPWPPDGYGKRISVTGEEFSCLFAGTKLRRKLSMSEVFPAASVQDNSRNCKSLI from the coding sequence ATGTTGGAGTGTTCCGGCAAGAAGATATATCTGGTCTGCGGCGCCACTGATATGCGTAAGGGGTTGGATGGCCTGGCTGCTATCGCAAATCTGAGATTTGCCTGTGTTTCTTTTGGATCCGCCATGTTTATTTTCTGCAACAAGAGCCGCAATCGCGTGAAGATAATCGAATGGGATGGGGACGGTTTTTGGCTTTATCAAAAGCGTCTTGAGCGTGGTACGTTCCCGTGGCCCCCGGATGGGTATGGGAAGAGGATAAGTGTCACCGGCGAGGAGTTTTCCTGTCTGTTTGCCGGAACGAAGCTGAGGCGTAAGCTCAGCATGAGTGAAGTGTTTCCCGCAGCGTCGGTCCAGGATAATAGTCGGAATTGCAAGTCCTTGATATGA
- a CDS encoding efflux RND transporter periplasmic adaptor subunit, translating to MENENNAAKTPDETQNIESKKYIIYVIIAFVVIAAAGGWWYVKNEEKKKAAAAAAAMVPPPVVSEMAVKRSDMPITMEYTGQTAGFRQAELRAQVGGIIKKKSYKEGMPVKAGQVMFVIDQAPYRAAVSRNYASLKQSEVQMNLMKTDFDRASSLYKKNAVSKAEFDTAESNFEASKSAVDASRAALRQSQIDLEWTSVRAPISGLSGKENYSVGNLVEAGGLLTTIVQSDKVYVDFAIPADTYRKNAQLISQGLLKTEAGGPYVELALGDGTRIDKKGKIDFQNQFVTPQTASINARAVFDNKDNSLYSGQFVRVFVKGYYVPKIIQVPLKSIVQAGEKSFVYKLNDENITEKTEITILKTIDNTCLVGSGLSEGEKIVLDGVAKVKPGEKVAIEGAK from the coding sequence GTGGAAAACGAAAATAACGCAGCAAAAACACCGGATGAGACACAGAATATAGAGAGCAAAAAATATATTATATATGTGATCATTGCATTCGTCGTTATCGCCGCCGCCGGAGGCTGGTGGTACGTTAAAAACGAAGAAAAGAAAAAAGCCGCCGCGGCAGCCGCCGCTATGGTACCGCCGCCGGTCGTGTCGGAGATGGCAGTCAAGCGGTCCGATATGCCGATAACCATGGAATACACGGGACAGACGGCCGGTTTTAGGCAGGCCGAGCTTCGCGCGCAAGTCGGCGGCATCATAAAGAAAAAATCATATAAAGAGGGCATGCCGGTAAAGGCCGGGCAGGTCATGTTCGTCATAGACCAGGCGCCGTACCGCGCGGCCGTCAGCAGGAACTACGCTTCGCTGAAACAGAGCGAGGTGCAGATGAATCTGATGAAGACTGATTTTGACCGCGCCTCGTCCCTTTACAAAAAAAATGCCGTGAGCAAGGCTGAGTTCGACACGGCGGAGTCGAATTTCGAGGCTTCAAAATCGGCGGTCGACGCGTCACGCGCCGCGCTGCGCCAGTCCCAGATAGACCTTGAATGGACGAGTGTGCGAGCCCCGATATCCGGACTGAGCGGCAAAGAAAACTATTCCGTTGGCAACCTTGTGGAGGCCGGCGGTTTACTGACGACGATCGTACAGTCCGACAAGGTCTACGTTGATTTCGCGATCCCCGCCGACACATACCGCAAAAATGCGCAGCTTATATCGCAGGGCCTCCTCAAAACTGAGGCGGGCGGCCCTTACGTTGAGCTGGCGCTTGGGGACGGCACGCGGATAGACAAAAAAGGAAAAATCGACTTCCAGAACCAGTTTGTCACTCCGCAGACCGCCTCGATCAACGCGCGCGCCGTTTTTGACAATAAAGACAATTCGCTCTATTCCGGGCAGTTTGTTCGTGTGTTTGTGAAGGGCTATTATGTCCCAAAGATAATCCAGGTGCCGCTGAAGTCCATCGTGCAGGCCGGCGAGAAATCTTTTGTTTATAAGCTCAATGATGAAAACATCACAGAGAAGACGGAAATAACGATACTTAAAACGATAGACAATACCTGTCTCGTTGGCAGCGGACTCAGCGAAGGTGAAAAGATCGTGCTTGACGGCGTCGCCAAGGTAAAACCGGGCGAAAAGGTAGCTATAGAGGGAGCAAAATAA